The following coding sequences lie in one Microbacterium sp. XT11 genomic window:
- a CDS encoding siderophore-interacting protein has product MRRVTLAGEQLGEFTGPDGRHHPAFSSEGFDDDIRLLFPYPGDERPVLPLIRNGRIRFARGRRPIARAYTVRRHCPRTGELDVDVVLHGHGVASAWARDVTPGAPMHIVGPGRTESLPVGHDWVLAVGDDTALPAIARLLEMLPRSARGLVFLTTLDAAHQQELDTPPGVSVTWLHPEPGRTDPHDVIDAMRSSTWPDGTPFAWVAGEQSEVRSVRRHLVKERSVPASAIDFSGYWRRSAVATDA; this is encoded by the coding sequence ATGCGTCGCGTGACCCTCGCCGGCGAGCAACTGGGCGAGTTCACCGGCCCCGATGGCCGGCATCATCCGGCGTTCTCCTCCGAGGGCTTCGATGACGACATCCGCCTGTTGTTCCCCTATCCCGGCGATGAGCGCCCTGTTCTGCCTCTGATCCGCAACGGGAGGATCCGTTTCGCCCGCGGGCGGCGGCCGATCGCGCGCGCGTACACGGTCCGCCGTCACTGCCCTCGTACCGGCGAGCTCGATGTCGACGTGGTCCTTCACGGCCATGGTGTCGCCTCCGCCTGGGCGCGCGACGTCACACCCGGCGCCCCCATGCACATCGTCGGCCCGGGGCGGACCGAGAGCCTGCCCGTCGGACATGACTGGGTTCTCGCGGTGGGCGACGACACGGCTCTTCCGGCGATCGCGCGTCTGCTCGAGATGCTGCCGCGTTCCGCGCGCGGCCTCGTGTTCCTGACCACCCTCGACGCAGCACACCAGCAGGAGCTCGACACTCCTCCGGGCGTTTCGGTGACCTGGCTGCATCCGGAACCCGGGAGGACCGACCCGCACGACGTCATCGACGCCATGCGCAGCAGCACGTGGCCCGACGGCACCCCGTTCGCTTGGGTCGCCGGTGAACAGTCCGAGGTCAGGTCTGTGCGGCGCCACCTCGTGAAGGAGCGTTCGGTTCCCGCATCCGCCATCGACTTCTCGGGCTACTGGCGTCGGAGCGCCGTCGCCACCGACGCGTAG
- a CDS encoding ABC transporter substrate-binding protein: MPTRLPLSRSVSLLVVLAATAGMLSACSADDTPPSDASAAPLIPAAEEATRYPLTLESPYGDSVLERRPERVAAIVPNAIDTELLIALGVTPVLSSNMVTEGGYLDEYGAEDLDTYEVSMGEDLPVEAIAASDPDLIVAVGWTEGYGGLRLSDVYGRLTDIAPVVMNPDADSAQAVPWQESIMVLGEALDLADAAQRVIDEHEAWFTELREDHPEFAGLTATWAMEYGASTGLQYWSQPGSASESFLQDLGFVPNPRAGQFASSRDVSAELVSELDADVLLMGRVVSTTDAEYDALVSSDRFQRLGAVSKGHLVELPAKTDDGGDLT, from the coding sequence ATGCCCACTCGGCTGCCCCTGTCCCGCTCCGTCTCGCTGCTCGTCGTGCTCGCCGCGACCGCGGGGATGCTCTCCGCGTGCTCGGCGGATGACACGCCCCCTTCGGACGCGAGCGCTGCTCCCCTTATACCGGCCGCGGAGGAGGCGACCCGCTACCCGTTGACCCTCGAATCCCCATACGGCGACTCCGTGCTCGAGCGTCGCCCCGAGCGCGTCGCCGCGATCGTCCCCAACGCGATCGACACCGAGCTGCTGATCGCGCTGGGCGTGACCCCGGTGCTGTCGTCGAACATGGTGACGGAGGGCGGATACCTCGACGAGTACGGTGCGGAAGACCTGGACACCTACGAGGTCTCCATGGGCGAGGATCTGCCGGTGGAGGCGATCGCCGCCAGCGACCCGGACCTCATCGTGGCGGTGGGGTGGACCGAGGGGTACGGCGGCCTCAGGTTGAGCGACGTCTACGGACGACTGACCGACATCGCCCCGGTGGTGATGAACCCTGACGCGGACAGCGCACAGGCCGTGCCGTGGCAGGAGTCGATCATGGTGCTCGGCGAGGCCCTCGATCTGGCCGACGCCGCGCAAAGGGTCATCGACGAGCATGAGGCCTGGTTCACCGAACTGCGCGAGGACCACCCGGAGTTCGCGGGGCTGACCGCGACGTGGGCGATGGAGTACGGCGCGAGCACTGGATTGCAGTACTGGTCTCAGCCCGGCTCGGCTTCGGAGTCCTTCCTTCAGGATCTCGGATTCGTCCCGAACCCTCGGGCCGGGCAGTTCGCGTCGAGCCGGGATGTCAGCGCTGAGCTGGTCTCAGAACTCGACGCGGATGTCCTGTTGATGGGCCGCGTGGTGAGCACGACGGATGCGGAGTACGACGCGCTCGTCTCCAGCGACCGTTTCCAGCGTCTCGGCGCCGTGTCGAAGGGCCACCTGGTCGAGCTGCCCGCGAAGACCGACGACGGCGGAGACCTCACGTAG
- a CDS encoding FecCD family ABC transporter permease produces MDLVRRGRLPGLLVLAALLVGACALSVSIGASTHSADAVWLAVLHPDGSDVASVVWDLRVPRTVVGVVAGAAVGVAGALVQALTRNPLADVGVLGINAGAGFAVVAGVGLFGAMSASGFVWFAFAGAMAATVLVYAIGSGGRGTVSPATLVLAGVALTAVLSAMTRFLTLMDQEKFRAFQNWGLGALDRAGSADAGSVLPFLLLGLMLALVTVGPLNAVALGDDLAVSLGAGVARARAIGFLAITLLAGGATALTGGLGFVGLAVPHLVRWRTGPDHRWIVAYTAVAAPSMVLIADVFGRIIARPGEIEVGLLTALLGGPVLIALVRRRKAAGL; encoded by the coding sequence ATGGATCTTGTCCGCCGCGGGCGGCTGCCCGGACTTCTGGTCCTCGCGGCGCTGCTGGTTGGCGCCTGCGCGCTCAGCGTGAGCATCGGCGCAAGCACGCACTCGGCGGATGCCGTGTGGCTCGCGGTGCTGCATCCCGACGGGTCCGACGTCGCCTCCGTGGTCTGGGACCTTCGTGTGCCCCGCACGGTCGTCGGCGTCGTGGCCGGAGCGGCGGTCGGTGTCGCCGGTGCGCTGGTGCAGGCGCTGACTCGAAATCCGCTCGCGGACGTCGGCGTCCTCGGGATCAACGCAGGAGCCGGGTTCGCGGTCGTGGCGGGTGTGGGGCTCTTCGGCGCGATGAGCGCCTCGGGCTTCGTCTGGTTCGCGTTCGCCGGGGCCATGGCTGCGACAGTGCTCGTGTATGCGATCGGGTCGGGCGGCCGCGGAACGGTGTCCCCCGCGACGCTGGTGCTGGCCGGTGTGGCGCTGACCGCCGTGCTGAGCGCCATGACGCGGTTCCTCACGCTCATGGATCAGGAGAAGTTCCGAGCGTTCCAGAACTGGGGTCTGGGTGCGCTGGACCGGGCCGGCAGCGCGGACGCGGGCTCCGTCCTGCCGTTCCTGCTCCTTGGCCTGATGCTGGCTCTCGTCACGGTCGGACCGCTGAACGCCGTGGCTCTGGGCGATGACCTCGCCGTATCGCTCGGCGCCGGTGTGGCCCGGGCTCGCGCCATCGGATTCCTTGCCATCACGCTCCTCGCGGGCGGCGCGACAGCTCTCACAGGCGGTCTCGGATTCGTGGGGCTGGCGGTGCCGCACCTCGTCCGCTGGCGCACCGGACCGGATCACCGATGGATCGTCGCATACACCGCCGTGGCGGCTCCGAGCATGGTGCTCATCGCCGACGTCTTCGGCCGGATCATCGCCAGACCCGGCGAGATCGAAGTGGGCCTGCTCACAGCCCTGCTCGGAGGCCCGGTGCTCATCGCACTGGTGCGGAGAAGAAAGGCGGCCGGCCTGTGA
- a CDS encoding FecCD family ABC transporter permease, with protein sequence MVSPAPSVDFGYRQRTIAAPGIAFRVSLRGAVVGAVLIGVALALGCVALGLGEYPLSPGEVVDALLGRGETFPQTIVREWRLPVAAAALLFGALLGVGGALFQSLTRNPLGSPDVIGFDAGSYFGVVVVTLVVGTHSYWATAGAALAGGLLTGILVYALAYRRGVQGVRLIIVGIAVSAMLVAINAYLVTRADIDDAMSVGFWAAGSLTRVDGATFVPSLAVGAVLLAGVALGTPGLRQLELGDDAATAHGVNPTRIRPALLVAGAATTAVVTAAAGPISFIALAAPQLARRLTGSPGVTVPASALMGAALLAAAHALSQGIAQVFRPVPVGLLTILLGGLYLIWLLIHETRRHA encoded by the coding sequence ATGGTCTCCCCTGCGCCCTCGGTCGACTTCGGCTACCGGCAGCGCACGATCGCCGCGCCCGGCATCGCCTTCCGGGTGAGCCTGCGCGGAGCCGTCGTCGGCGCGGTCCTGATCGGCGTCGCCCTCGCACTCGGCTGCGTCGCTCTCGGACTCGGCGAGTACCCCCTCTCCCCCGGTGAGGTGGTCGACGCCCTGCTGGGGCGCGGCGAGACCTTCCCCCAGACCATCGTGCGCGAGTGGCGCCTTCCGGTCGCCGCCGCGGCCCTACTGTTCGGCGCCCTGCTCGGGGTCGGCGGTGCGCTGTTCCAGTCGCTCACCCGGAATCCCCTGGGGTCACCGGATGTCATCGGCTTCGACGCGGGTTCATACTTCGGGGTCGTCGTCGTCACGCTGGTCGTGGGCACGCACAGCTACTGGGCCACGGCCGGCGCCGCGCTGGCGGGCGGCCTGCTCACGGGCATCCTGGTCTATGCGCTCGCGTACCGGCGCGGAGTCCAGGGGGTCCGCCTCATCATCGTCGGCATCGCCGTCTCGGCGATGCTGGTCGCGATCAACGCCTACCTCGTCACCCGGGCCGACATCGACGACGCCATGTCGGTCGGCTTCTGGGCGGCGGGCTCACTCACCCGCGTAGACGGCGCCACCTTCGTGCCATCGCTCGCCGTCGGCGCGGTCCTGCTCGCAGGTGTCGCCCTCGGCACCCCCGGGCTGCGTCAGCTGGAGCTGGGCGATGACGCGGCGACGGCGCACGGTGTCAACCCGACACGTATCCGTCCTGCGCTGCTGGTCGCCGGCGCCGCGACGACCGCGGTCGTCACGGCGGCCGCCGGCCCGATCAGTTTCATCGCACTCGCCGCACCCCAGCTGGCACGCCGCCTGACCGGCAGCCCAGGGGTCACGGTTCCCGCTTCTGCGCTCATGGGAGCCGCGCTGCTCGCCGCTGCGCACGCACTGTCACAGGGAATCGCACAGGTGTTCCGGCCGGTTCCGGTCGGGCTGCTCACGATCCTGCTGGGCGGCCTGTACCTCATCTGGCTCCTGATCCACGAAACGAGAAGACACGCATGA
- a CDS encoding ABC transporter ATP-binding protein, whose translation MTHPPASFTLSRTAPSPTETGSVSRASDAAAGLSRLSAHSLTIGYDDRVITDSLSVAVPDRSFTVIVGPNACGKSTLLRGLSRLLRPRGGQVVLDGQDIHRLGARLVAKRLGLLPQSSLAPEGIRVADLVTRGRYPHQGLIQRWTAADDAAVASAMAATGVGELSGRLVDELSGGQRQRVWVAMALAQKTDILLLDEPTTYLDLAHQIDLLELLADLQAQGRTLVAVLHDLNQAARYATHLIAMKDGAIVAEGTPSDVITAELVERVYGLACRIVEDPVAGTPLVVPLGRRRDDDPAEGGPRA comes from the coding sequence ATGACGCATCCACCCGCCTCCTTCACACTCTCCAGAACCGCGCCGTCACCCACCGAAACAGGATCCGTCTCACGCGCATCCGATGCCGCCGCCGGGCTGTCCCGACTCAGCGCGCACTCCCTGACCATCGGCTACGACGATCGGGTCATCACCGACAGCCTCTCGGTCGCGGTCCCCGACCGATCGTTCACCGTGATCGTCGGTCCGAACGCGTGCGGGAAGTCGACGCTGCTTCGGGGGCTGTCGCGGCTGCTCAGGCCGCGCGGCGGACAGGTGGTCCTCGACGGGCAGGACATCCACCGACTCGGAGCCAGACTGGTCGCCAAGCGCCTGGGTCTGCTGCCGCAGTCGTCGCTGGCCCCGGAAGGCATCCGCGTCGCCGATCTCGTGACCCGGGGCCGCTACCCTCACCAGGGACTGATCCAGCGGTGGACAGCGGCCGACGACGCGGCGGTCGCATCGGCCATGGCGGCGACGGGAGTCGGGGAGCTCTCCGGCCGCCTGGTCGACGAGCTCTCCGGCGGTCAGCGTCAGCGCGTCTGGGTCGCCATGGCACTGGCGCAGAAGACCGACATCCTCCTGCTGGACGAACCGACGACCTACCTCGATCTGGCGCACCAGATCGACCTGCTCGAGCTCCTCGCAGATCTGCAGGCGCAGGGCCGCACGCTTGTCGCGGTCTTGCACGATCTGAATCAGGCAGCACGGTATGCGACTCATCTGATCGCCATGAAAGACGGAGCGATCGTCGCCGAAGGAACGCCGTCAGACGTCATCACCGCCGAGCTCGTGGAGCGTGTCTACGGGCTGGCCTGCCGCATCGTCGAGGATCCGGTGGCGGGCACCCCGCTCGTCGTTCCGCTCGGGCGCCGTCGAGACGACGATCCGGCTGAGGGAGGTCCCCGTGCCTGA
- a CDS encoding ATP-binding cassette domain-containing protein produces the protein MPENTSAMSPVADALRPSALVLGCAVMAAAVSGLAGVAMLWFTIQVIGAPGWDGVLRVCASGMAAAALAAVAAWLAHHGEAAVSARLRLRTAEHLIRMPMSALARYGTDALRRLVGEDIAALHHAIAHLPGEIATMIVVPAASVAVLVAIAGPAALLVLVPGVLASCYYLFVVPRSSARHGERTAQVMSGIVTAVDDYARGIRISRIYSDQAGAAARYADATASFTRGMVSWVGSVATPGSIAAALLQPVATYAIVFLLGYGREPVVLGAMLLFGMAIVTPALRLGHGLDYVHAGRAAAQRIAALLREPTVEDIRPRPPVFADGTAAEGPAAAVPDARIALRGVTVAHGERRLLHDFSVDVAAAGALTVVTGPSGSGKSTLLRVLAGLEAHTAGSIRMNARSTGGPRGADGGEEGGEPVLLIPQGADALPGSIRENLSLSAPCATDAEIAAALRRAQLDVDPATPAAQLSGGERQRVGLARVFLGSASIVLLDEPTSALDGGTAGRVLEELRDFASATGTALVMVTHDPALSSRADHHLILDPETRSARLMNAGDMS, from the coding sequence GTGCCTGAGAACACGTCGGCCATGTCCCCTGTCGCGGACGCGTTGCGCCCGTCAGCTCTCGTGCTCGGATGCGCCGTGATGGCCGCGGCCGTCAGCGGACTCGCCGGAGTCGCCATGCTGTGGTTCACCATCCAGGTGATCGGAGCCCCCGGATGGGACGGCGTCCTTCGGGTGTGCGCGAGCGGGATGGCCGCCGCCGCACTCGCAGCCGTGGCGGCATGGCTGGCCCATCACGGAGAAGCCGCGGTCTCGGCGCGCCTTCGGCTGCGGACCGCAGAGCACCTCATAAGGATGCCGATGAGTGCGCTGGCACGGTACGGAACGGATGCGCTGCGACGGCTGGTCGGCGAGGACATCGCAGCCTTGCATCATGCCATCGCGCATCTGCCAGGGGAGATCGCGACGATGATCGTCGTCCCTGCCGCGAGTGTGGCGGTTCTGGTCGCCATCGCGGGGCCGGCGGCGCTGCTCGTCCTCGTTCCGGGTGTGCTCGCCTCCTGTTACTACCTCTTCGTGGTGCCCCGCAGTTCCGCCAGGCACGGAGAACGCACCGCGCAGGTGATGAGCGGGATCGTCACCGCCGTGGACGACTACGCCCGCGGCATCCGCATCAGCCGCATTTACTCCGACCAGGCCGGCGCTGCGGCGCGGTATGCCGACGCGACCGCGTCGTTCACGAGGGGCATGGTCTCGTGGGTCGGCAGCGTCGCGACGCCAGGCAGCATCGCGGCCGCGCTGCTGCAACCGGTCGCGACGTACGCGATCGTGTTCCTCCTCGGCTACGGACGAGAACCGGTCGTGCTCGGTGCGATGCTGCTGTTCGGTATGGCGATCGTCACGCCGGCGCTTCGGTTGGGGCACGGGCTCGACTACGTCCACGCCGGCCGCGCTGCGGCGCAGCGGATCGCCGCGCTCTTGCGCGAGCCCACGGTCGAGGACATTCGTCCGCGACCCCCGGTCTTCGCCGATGGCACGGCAGCGGAGGGGCCCGCAGCCGCCGTCCCCGACGCCCGCATCGCGCTCCGGGGAGTGACGGTGGCCCACGGCGAGCGGCGGCTGTTGCACGACTTCTCCGTGGACGTGGCCGCTGCCGGTGCATTGACGGTCGTCACGGGTCCGAGCGGAAGCGGCAAGAGCACTCTGCTGCGCGTACTCGCAGGTCTCGAGGCGCACACCGCCGGTTCGATCCGGATGAACGCGAGGTCGACCGGCGGCCCCAGAGGCGCGGACGGTGGCGAAGAGGGCGGCGAACCGGTGTTGCTGATCCCTCAGGGTGCGGACGCGCTTCCGGGCAGCATCCGGGAGAACCTGAGCTTGTCGGCGCCGTGCGCGACCGACGCCGAGATCGCCGCCGCGCTCCGCAGAGCTCAGCTCGACGTCGACCCGGCAACGCCCGCGGCCCAGTTGTCCGGCGGGGAGAGGCAACGTGTGGGCCTCGCGCGAGTGTTCCTCGGTTCCGCGAGCATCGTGCTGCTCGATGAGCCCACGAGCGCGCTCGACGGGGGCACCGCCGGCCGAGTGCTGGAGGAGCTGCGCGATTTCGCCTCAGCGACTGGCACGGCGCTGGTGATGGTGACCCACGACCCGGCGCTGTCGTCCCGCGCTGACCACCATCTGATCCTCGATCCCGAAACCCGCTCAGCTCGACTGATGAACGCAGGAGACATGTCATGA
- a CDS encoding ABC transporter ATP-binding protein has translation MRNPRTPYLRALPGPARRRLVGVSLGWAFVALAEAGAYSILAVAIAGAWGPWPVALSCAAAVVITVLVQRAGYLAGARLTGDLYAGLGRAFARTKLSWFTERNRTRAGTVAGRSIPAMMSLPAHGLQMFVHAPLIPLLLLPAVGLIAGWRAMLFIAGLLAVSLGVQAVSQRALARADAARNTTEHDVAEASLEFVDHLELLRTAAGPARATERLRASWSAQRSALARTNRASAAATFASGAAGLIPLAGVVCALATAEVESATALSIILLVLRAAGPLESLAVLGVSANDLRAHLRDYAAVTTAPVLAESAAPASRVRGDLHIELDDVTSTPALRGVTASIPYGTTVLVSGPSGSGKSTLLGLLMRFDDPDGGRITLGGVPLAEMPYAQLAALVAYVPQDPVVFTGTLEENIRLGDPTASDARVLEAANAARLGAVIERAPEGLAQHVGANGASLSGGERQRVAVARAFLKRAPILILDEATSALDVGTESHIADAVRALTGTVVIVTHRDAEQWRPDHVISLDRVASG, from the coding sequence ATGAGGAACCCACGGACACCGTACCTCCGAGCGCTGCCCGGCCCGGCGCGACGGCGCCTCGTCGGCGTCTCGCTCGGCTGGGCCTTCGTCGCCCTCGCCGAAGCCGGGGCATACAGCATCTTGGCCGTCGCGATCGCCGGGGCCTGGGGGCCGTGGCCCGTGGCCCTGTCATGCGCTGCCGCCGTGGTGATCACGGTTCTCGTGCAGCGCGCGGGATACCTCGCCGGCGCGCGCCTGACGGGCGACCTCTACGCCGGGCTCGGCCGTGCGTTCGCACGCACGAAGCTCTCCTGGTTCACGGAGCGCAACCGCACACGAGCCGGTACGGTCGCGGGGCGCTCGATTCCGGCGATGATGAGCCTTCCGGCTCACGGACTGCAGATGTTCGTGCATGCTCCGCTGATCCCGCTGCTGCTTCTCCCGGCGGTGGGACTCATCGCGGGATGGCGGGCGATGCTCTTCATCGCCGGGCTGCTGGCCGTCTCGCTCGGCGTGCAGGCCGTCTCTCAACGGGCGCTCGCGCGGGCCGACGCAGCTCGCAACACGACCGAGCACGACGTCGCCGAAGCGAGCCTGGAGTTCGTCGATCACCTCGAGCTGCTGCGCACGGCCGCGGGACCGGCGCGCGCCACGGAACGGCTCCGCGCATCCTGGTCCGCGCAGCGCTCGGCCCTCGCGCGAACGAACAGGGCCTCAGCCGCCGCGACCTTCGCCTCCGGAGCGGCGGGCCTGATCCCCCTCGCCGGCGTGGTCTGCGCCCTCGCCACCGCCGAGGTCGAGTCGGCCACCGCGTTGAGCATCATCCTGCTCGTCCTCCGCGCCGCGGGACCGCTGGAGTCCCTGGCTGTCCTGGGCGTCTCGGCGAACGATCTCCGCGCTCATCTGCGCGACTATGCCGCGGTCACCACGGCGCCGGTGCTCGCTGAGAGTGCCGCACCAGCGTCACGCGTGCGCGGCGACCTCCATATCGAGCTGGACGACGTCACCAGCACCCCTGCACTGCGGGGCGTCACAGCGTCGATCCCTTACGGCACCACCGTGCTCGTCTCGGGACCTTCCGGCAGCGGTAAGAGCACACTGCTCGGCCTTCTCATGCGGTTCGACGACCCGGACGGCGGCCGCATCACTCTGGGCGGCGTGCCGCTGGCCGAGATGCCCTACGCCCAGCTCGCCGCGCTCGTCGCCTATGTCCCGCAAGACCCGGTGGTGTTCACGGGGACTCTGGAGGAGAACATTCGGCTCGGCGACCCCACTGCCTCCGACGCCCGGGTTCTCGAAGCAGCCAACGCCGCCCGGCTGGGTGCGGTCATCGAGCGCGCGCCCGAGGGTCTCGCCCAGCACGTCGGCGCCAACGGCGCTTCCCTGTCGGGTGGGGAGCGGCAACGTGTCGCCGTCGCGCGCGCATTCTTGAAGCGCGCGCCGATCCTCATACTCGACGAAGCGACGTCAGCACTCGACGTCGGCACGGAATCCCACATCGCAGACGCTGTCCGCGCTTTGACGGGCACCGTCGTGATCGTGACACACCGCGACGCCGAGCAATGGCGGCCGGATCACGTGATCTCGTTGGACAGGGTCGCTTCGGGGTGA
- a CDS encoding alpha/beta fold hydrolase, producing the protein MWRPLIEQMSPGYRLLVPDLPGHDRSAHADYESHERTIEALVEALEHRQVRPVAVVGFSLGAQLAVLLAVRRPDLVSHVGIISAQAEPSRWPNATLALLRTAAPLAKREWFARAQAKELFIPPTLFPDYLRTTQNLSTRTLLASVGENIRFTIPPTWASYAGRTLVLVGERERAIMARSAHHLTRCRADGEPETIAECGHGVPLQKPHWLADRLQAWLA; encoded by the coding sequence ATGTGGCGACCACTGATCGAGCAGATGAGTCCCGGATACCGACTCCTTGTCCCGGACCTGCCAGGGCACGACCGCAGCGCGCACGCAGACTACGAGTCGCACGAACGGACCATCGAGGCGCTCGTGGAAGCGCTCGAGCACCGTCAGGTCCGCCCGGTCGCGGTCGTCGGCTTCTCGCTCGGCGCGCAACTCGCTGTGCTCCTCGCCGTCCGCCGCCCTGACCTGGTCTCGCACGTCGGGATCATCAGCGCCCAGGCAGAACCATCGAGATGGCCGAACGCGACCCTCGCACTGCTGCGAACGGCGGCGCCGCTTGCGAAGCGGGAGTGGTTCGCGCGAGCACAGGCGAAGGAACTGTTCATCCCCCCGACCCTGTTCCCCGACTACCTCAGAACCACTCAGAACCTTTCGACACGGACCCTCTTGGCGTCGGTGGGCGAGAACATACGGTTCACAATCCCGCCGACGTGGGCCTCATACGCAGGCAGAACTCTCGTCCTGGTGGGCGAGCGAGAACGAGCGATCATGGCCCGCTCGGCGCATCACCTCACCCGTTGTCGAGCCGATGGCGAGCCTGAAACCATCGCCGAGTGTGGTCACGGAGTTCCGCTCCAGAAGCCACACTGGCTGGCAGACCGACTACAGGCTTGGCTTGCCTGA
- a CDS encoding AAA family ATPase, whose translation MSTPENGRLRAARAHMKEDLMTKNETVRSALSLAVRANLPVLLWGAPGTGKTSAVVALAEQLGMPIEVVVGSIREPSDFSGLPVIRDDGTWFAPPRWAERLSVSGSGLLFLDELTTAPPAVQAAMLRVVLERAVGDLVLPEGVRIVAAANPPGIAADGWELSAPLANRLVHLDWQIEAAAVAEGFAHGFAVADAASVAAPTSGQIATAKAQLGAFLRIRPELVLAVPDSPERAGRSWPSPRSWEMAARGLAAGVANASDEATIAALVIGAVGEAAGFEALSWLRTLDLPDPESVLNDPHAPLPDRPDHLHALLGAVVAHVHADASESAWERAWDVIARVAKTTPDVAATSARALAGQRPAGANLPTALLELAPILRTAGLMP comes from the coding sequence ATCAGCACACCCGAAAACGGGCGGCTTCGTGCTGCCCGCGCGCATATGAAGGAGGACCTCATGACCAAGAACGAGACCGTGCGTTCGGCGCTCTCACTGGCGGTGAGGGCGAACCTCCCTGTCCTGCTGTGGGGTGCGCCAGGCACCGGCAAGACCTCCGCCGTCGTGGCGCTTGCTGAGCAGCTGGGCATGCCGATCGAGGTGGTGGTCGGCTCGATCCGCGAACCGAGCGACTTCTCCGGTCTTCCCGTCATCCGCGATGACGGGACCTGGTTCGCGCCGCCACGATGGGCGGAACGGCTGTCCGTTTCAGGATCCGGGTTGCTGTTTCTGGACGAACTGACCACGGCACCGCCCGCGGTGCAGGCCGCGATGCTCCGCGTCGTCCTGGAACGCGCTGTGGGCGATCTTGTGCTCCCGGAGGGCGTGCGTATCGTCGCCGCAGCGAACCCGCCCGGAATCGCCGCTGACGGCTGGGAGCTGTCTGCGCCGCTGGCGAACCGGCTCGTCCATCTGGACTGGCAGATCGAGGCCGCCGCGGTCGCTGAGGGATTCGCTCACGGGTTCGCCGTCGCCGATGCCGCCTCTGTCGCCGCGCCGACGTCCGGGCAGATCGCGACAGCGAAGGCGCAGCTCGGTGCATTCCTTCGTATCCGGCCGGAGCTGGTGCTTGCCGTGCCGGATTCGCCGGAGCGGGCGGGACGGAGCTGGCCAAGCCCTCGGAGCTGGGAGATGGCGGCGCGCGGCCTGGCCGCCGGGGTTGCGAACGCCAGCGACGAGGCGACGATCGCCGCGCTGGTGATCGGTGCGGTCGGAGAGGCGGCGGGTTTCGAGGCGCTGTCCTGGCTGCGCACGCTCGACCTGCCGGACCCTGAGTCGGTGCTGAACGACCCCCACGCGCCACTGCCGGACCGGCCCGACCACCTGCACGCGCTGCTCGGCGCGGTCGTCGCCCACGTTCACGCGGATGCGAGCGAGTCGGCATGGGAGCGCGCATGGGACGTGATTGCTCGGGTTGCCAAGACCACGCCGGACGTGGCCGCGACCTCCGCCAGGGCGCTTGCAGGCCAGCGCCCGGCCGGGGCGAACCTGCCCACGGCCCTGCTCGAGCTCGCCCCGATCCTCCGCACAGCAGGACTCATGCCATGA